A genome region from Candidatus Aminicenantes bacterium includes the following:
- a CDS encoding formate acetyltransferase yields the protein RAAINAPTTQPTLSVWWTPGLSPDFLLACAEGVKTGVGFPAWFNTEVYLKHELGRNPQLGLGFIRKYAAMGGCTEPVLEGCSYGVVQPGFINHVKLLELALNGGRDPRTGIVLEERPVPEDLASLEAEYKRFLALAIRRWQEYWNVVMEAHARTVPLIFCSAAVRDCIERGRSMDRGGALNIATPTTLSSGLVNVVNALAAANVVCGDGGMPLAGLRAALAADWKGHELLRRKVLDAPKWGNDEPAADAIMRGLWDFYCDTVEAGPNYLGAHYDPSMLAISTMTPFGKACGATPDGRVAGEPVADGVTSPHPGTDRRGPAAVLRSAQKVDHSRIRGGLLNLKFHPSALRGTDGSLKLLQLIRTLFETQTAFQVQFNVVDGRMLCDAQAHPEAYRDLIVRVAGFSAFFVELQKSVQDQVIERTEHAL from the coding sequence CGGGCCGCGATCAACGCTCCGACGACCCAGCCGACGTTGTCGGTATGGTGGACGCCCGGCTTGAGCCCCGACTTCCTGCTGGCCTGCGCGGAAGGCGTCAAGACCGGCGTCGGCTTTCCGGCCTGGTTCAACACCGAGGTCTATCTCAAGCACGAGCTGGGCCGCAATCCCCAGCTCGGCCTGGGGTTTATCCGCAAATACGCGGCCATGGGCGGCTGCACCGAGCCCGTCCTCGAAGGATGCAGCTACGGCGTCGTTCAGCCGGGCTTCATCAACCACGTCAAGCTCCTGGAGCTGGCCTTGAACGGCGGCCGCGATCCGCGCACCGGGATCGTCCTGGAAGAGCGGCCGGTGCCCGAGGATCTGGCCTCGCTCGAGGCCGAGTACAAGCGCTTCCTGGCGCTGGCCATCCGCCGCTGGCAGGAGTATTGGAACGTGGTCATGGAAGCCCACGCCCGGACCGTGCCTTTGATCTTCTGCTCGGCCGCCGTGCGCGACTGCATCGAGCGCGGCCGCTCCATGGACCGCGGCGGCGCCTTGAACATCGCGACGCCGACGACCCTCAGCTCCGGTCTGGTCAACGTCGTCAACGCCCTGGCCGCGGCGAATGTCGTGTGCGGCGACGGCGGCATGCCGCTGGCCGGACTGCGGGCCGCTCTGGCCGCGGACTGGAAGGGGCACGAGCTCCTGCGGCGCAAGGTGCTCGACGCCCCCAAGTGGGGCAACGACGAGCCGGCCGCGGACGCGATCATGCGCGGGCTGTGGGATTTCTACTGCGACACGGTCGAAGCCGGGCCGAACTATCTCGGCGCCCATTACGACCCAAGCATGCTGGCCATCTCGACCATGACCCCGTTCGGTAAGGCCTGCGGGGCGACCCCCGACGGCCGAGTCGCCGGAGAGCCCGTAGCCGACGGCGTGACCTCGCCGCATCCCGGGACCGACCGCCGCGGCCCGGCGGCCGTTCTCCGCTCGGCCCAAAAAGTGGACCACAGCCGCATCCGCGGCGGCCTGCTGAACCTGAAGTTCCACCCGTCGGCCCTGCGCGGCACGGACGGGTCGCTGAAGCTCCTCCAGCTTATACGCACCCTGTTCGAGACGCAGACGGCCTTCCAGGTCCAGTTCAACGTCGTGGACGGCCGCATGCTGTGCGACGCCCAAGCCCATCCCGAGGCCTACCGCGACCTGATCGTCCGGGTGGCCGGCTTCAGCGCCTTCTTCGTCGAGCTCCAGAAATCCGTCCAAGACCAGGTCATCGAGCGGACGGAGCACGCTTTATGA